In Bufo gargarizans isolate SCDJY-AF-19 chromosome 6, ASM1485885v1, whole genome shotgun sequence, a single genomic region encodes these proteins:
- the STN1 gene encoding CST complex subunit STN1 yields MEELPSLLWGLDPVFLAFAKLFIKDILELKESQQVPGIFFYKGHPIKQVDILGTVVCVREKEAFYSYGVDDSTGVINCTCWKSSGPKCLSSSEDQKSSSEAKDLDGLMQELYREESGRAKMEIGDIIRVRGYIKVFRNQREVVASTFYKVDDPTLDVQITRMLDLPHLYRNIYDKPFIIPEHLKDTSHGLSTHDAALSHSGLILQLIEKIKAFLEENQICNFYQRELESVPSLMSTATKPSHKTEAGEGPSITSREIHNVFKEAIHLLQETGIVYLKGHKTGVYQVTDRDKELHKLALSIIQEDCRRQRHADKGCHFLHILNCVRQTFGSSISETVMQRVIDALERNSDIISTMEKYYTAF; encoded by the exons ATGGAAGAACTACCATCACTATTGTGGGGATTGGATCCGGTGTTTCTAGCGTTTGCCAAGTTGTTCATTAAAGACATTTTGGAGCTAAAAGAGTCTCAGCAAGTACCCG GAATCTTCTTCTACAAGGGACATCCCATCAAACAAGTGGATATATTAGGAACTGTCGTCTGCGTCAGAGAGAAGGAGGCTTTCTACAGCTATGGAG TGGATGACAGCACCGGAGTTATCAATTGTACATGCTGGAAATCCTCTGGGCCAAAATGTCTATCTTCTTCAG AGGATCAGAAAAGTTCATCAGAAGCAAAGGATCTTGATGGACTAATGCAAGAGCTGTACAGAGAGGAAAGCGGGCGAGCCAAGATGGAAATTGGTGACATCATCAGAGTCCGGGGTTATATCAAGGTCTTTAGAAACCAGAGGGAGGTGGTAGCCTCAACTTTTT ATAAAGTGGATGACCCCACACTGGATGTGCAGATCACCCGGATGCTGGACCTCCCACACCTTTATAGAAATATCTATGATAAACCATTTATTATCCCCGAGCACCTGAAAGACACGTCCCATGGACTCTC CACACATGATGCCGCGTTGTCGCACTCTGGCCTCATTTTACAGCTGATCGAAAAAATCAAGGCGTTTCTGGAAGAAAaccaaatttgcaacttttaccAGCGTGAATTGGAAAGTGTGCCATCCCTGATGTCCACTGCCACCAAGCCAAGCCATAAGACGGAGGCCGGG gaagGTCCAAGCATTACATCCAGagaaattcataatgttttcaaAGAAGCCATCCACCTGCTTCAGGAGACGGGCATCGTGTACCTGAAAGGCCACAAGACTGGCGTCTATCAG GTAACGGATCGAGATAAAGAATTACATAAACTAGCGCTGAGCATCATTCAGGAGGATTGCCGGAGACAGAGAC ATGCTGATAAAGGCTGCCACTTCCTCCACATACTGAATTGTGTGCGACAGACGTTTGGTTCCAGCATCAGTGAAACTGTAATGCAGCGCGTCATTGATGCTCTCGAAAGGAACAGCGACATCATTAGCACCATGGAAAAATATTACACTGCATTCTAG